In Thermotomaculum hydrothermale, a single genomic region encodes these proteins:
- a CDS encoding restriction endonuclease subunit S, with protein MSEKEKKKLIPKFRFPEFKDSGEWKKIPISNVLIEHKSISTGREKVYSVSVNKGLVEQIKHLGRSFAAANTKNYKLVLPGDVVYTKSPTGDFPFGIIKQSKLNFSVIVSPLYLVFSPPNYAIGTILNSYFESPERAKIYLEPLIQKGPKNTINITPQRFLSGKISLPPEENEQQKIADCLSSIDEVIELEEKKLEKLQKHKKGLMQNLFPNEGEKVPRFRFPEFKDSGEWEEKRLGEIFQERNERNGNGKFELLSVTISKGVVKTSQLERKNNTTSDFSNYKKVYPNDIVYNSMRMWQGASGVSKWSGIVSPAYTVLKPLSDQNSVFWAYYFKKSTSVENFKRFSQGLTPDTWNLKFPIFSKIKMIVPKLKEEQQKIADCLSSLDEIIELQTKKIELLKQHKKGLMQGLFPSIED; from the coding sequence ATGAGTGAAAAAGAGAAGAAAAAACTAATCCCAAAATTTAGGTTCCCCGAGTTTAAGGATTCAGGCGAGTGGAAAAAAATTCCTATTTCAAATGTTCTTATAGAACATAAAAGTATAAGTACAGGAAGAGAAAAAGTGTATTCTGTATCAGTAAATAAAGGATTAGTAGAACAAATAAAACATCTTGGCAGAAGTTTTGCTGCAGCTAATACAAAAAACTATAAGTTAGTTTTACCTGGAGATGTCGTATATACTAAAAGTCCTACTGGTGATTTTCCTTTTGGAATTATCAAACAAAGTAAGTTAAATTTTTCCGTAATAGTATCTCCGTTATATTTGGTTTTTTCTCCCCCAAATTATGCTATTGGAACTATTTTAAATTCATATTTTGAATCACCAGAAAGAGCTAAAATTTATCTTGAACCACTTATTCAAAAAGGTCCTAAGAATACAATAAACATTACTCCCCAGAGGTTTCTTTCGGGGAAAATATCATTGCCACCCGAAGAAAATGAACAGCAAAAGATAGCTGATTGTCTTTCGTCGATTGATGAGGTTATAGAGTTAGAAGAAAAGAAACTTGAAAAATTGCAAAAGCACAAAAAAGGTCTAATGCAAAATCTCTTTCCAAATGAAGGCGAAAAAGTTCCCCGTTTCCGTTTTCCCGAGTTTAAGGATTCAGGGGAGTGGGAAGAAAAAAGATTGGGAGAAATTTTTCAAGAAAGAAATGAAAGAAATGGCAATGGAAAATTTGAATTGCTTTCTGTTACTATTTCAAAAGGTGTTGTAAAAACATCTCAATTAGAACGAAAAAATAATACTACTTCTGATTTCTCAAATTATAAGAAAGTTTATCCTAATGACATTGTCTATAATTCAATGAGAATGTGGCAAGGAGCCAGTGGTGTTTCAAAATGGAGTGGAATTGTTAGCCCGGCATATACAGTGCTAAAACCTCTAAGTGATCAAAATTCGGTCTTTTGGGCTTATTATTTTAAGAAATCAACAAGTGTAGAAAATTTTAAACGTTTTTCTCAAGGGTTAACTCCTGACACTTGGAATTTAAAATTCCCTATTTTTTCAAAAATTAAAATGATAGTTCCAAAATTAAAAGAAGAACAGCAAAAAATTGCTGACTGTCTTTCATCACTCGATGAGATTATAGAACTTCAGACTAAGAAGATAGAGCTATTAAAACAACACAAAAAAGGATTGATGCAAGGATTATTTCCTTCAATTGAGGATTAG
- a CDS encoding type I restriction endonuclease subunit R produces the protein MFVKEQNIEEKLIKKLRELNYVYRSDIRDRESLEKNFREKFESLNRVKLTDNEFERLLEQITSPDVFSCSKILRQQNTFEREDRTPLHYTLVNIKDWCKNTFEVVKQIRINTKNSFQRYDVILLINGLPLVQIELKSLKISPRRAIEQIVKYKNEPGNGYGNTLLAFMQLFIVSNFSETWYFVNNNNEHFKFDANEQFLPIYKFADPDNKKITQLYEFAKKFLSKCTLAEMIGRYMVLIESERKLLMMRPYQIYAAKAIVDCIHQNRGNGYIWHTTGSGKTLTSFKASTLLKDNPDVEKVLFVVDRKDLDKQTREEFNKFQPGCVEENTNTRMLVNRLLSDDYKNKVIVTTIQKLGLALDGNNKKEYRKQLEPLKNKRVVFIFDECHRSQFGENHRAIREFFPNAQLFGFTGTPIFEENASYKIREGKELRFKTTEDIFQKLLHAYTITHAIDDGNVLKFRVEYYKPKSDTDIAPKDLPTKRAIIESILEKHDKLTNFRRFNALFATASINDAIEYYELFQKIQEEKQKENPEFKPLNLACVFSPPAEGNKDILQLQEDLEQEKEDLKVEPNKKKEALKKIISDYNKKYKTHHDIFNFDIYYQDIQKRIKDQKYPNNNLPHREKIDITIVVDMLLTGFDSKYLNTLYVDKNLKYHGLIQAFSRTNRVLNNTKPYGNIIDFRAQRNNVDEAIVLFSGEKKKGAKEIWIVDPAPVIIEKYKNAVENLKTFMESQNLEFNPSEVANLKGDEARIEFINTFKEVQRLFTQIDQYTDISDEDKKKIEELLPEESLTSFRTVYLDLARDIRERQGKTKDSDDPIQQVDLEFVLFDSALIDYDYIMKLISKYTYQEPKKQEVTRTQLIEMLSSNAKFLDEKEDLIEYINSLEKEKPLNEEDVRKGYEIFKENKRKNELKEIAKKHGIEFSSLFNFVNNILDRMIFDADALTELLAPLNLGWKARAKKELALMDDLIPILRKLAQGQNISGLEVYDE, from the coding sequence ATGTTTGTTAAAGAACAAAATATAGAAGAAAAATTGATTAAAAAACTTCGTGAGCTTAATTATGTCTATCGTTCAGACATTCGTGATAGGGAATCTTTAGAAAAAAATTTTAGGGAAAAATTTGAATCCTTAAATAGAGTAAAACTTACAGATAATGAATTTGAGCGTTTGTTAGAACAGATAACATCACCTGATGTTTTTAGTTGTTCAAAAATACTTCGTCAACAAAATACCTTTGAACGAGAAGACAGAACTCCTCTGCACTATACACTTGTAAATATCAAGGATTGGTGCAAAAACACTTTTGAAGTGGTAAAACAAATCAGAATAAACACAAAAAACAGTTTTCAAAGATACGATGTGATTTTATTGATAAATGGCCTTCCTTTGGTGCAAATTGAGTTGAAATCTTTAAAAATCAGCCCAAGAAGAGCCATTGAACAAATTGTAAAATATAAAAATGAACCTGGAAACGGATATGGCAATACGCTATTGGCTTTTATGCAGCTATTTATAGTTAGCAATTTTTCAGAGACTTGGTATTTTGTAAACAATAACAACGAGCATTTTAAGTTTGATGCTAATGAACAATTTCTGCCTATTTACAAATTTGCAGATCCAGACAATAAAAAAATTACCCAACTTTACGAATTTGCCAAAAAATTTCTCTCTAAATGTACACTTGCCGAGATGATTGGCCGTTATATGGTGCTTATTGAAAGTGAAAGAAAACTCCTAATGATGCGTCCTTATCAGATTTATGCAGCTAAAGCTATTGTTGATTGTATTCATCAAAATAGAGGCAATGGCTATATCTGGCACACAACAGGTAGCGGTAAAACTCTCACTTCCTTCAAAGCTTCAACCCTTTTAAAAGATAACCCAGATGTGGAAAAGGTTTTGTTTGTTGTGGACAGAAAAGACCTTGATAAACAAACCCGTGAAGAATTTAATAAATTTCAGCCAGGTTGTGTTGAAGAGAACACAAATACAAGAATGCTTGTAAACAGGCTTTTATCTGATGATTATAAAAATAAAGTTATTGTAACAACAATTCAAAAGTTAGGGCTTGCATTAGATGGAAACAATAAGAAGGAATACAGAAAACAGCTTGAACCTTTAAAAAATAAAAGAGTAGTTTTTATTTTTGATGAATGCCATCGTTCCCAATTTGGAGAAAACCATAGGGCTATACGCGAATTTTTCCCAAATGCTCAACTCTTTGGATTTACAGGGACGCCGATTTTTGAAGAAAATGCCTCATACAAAATAAGAGAGGGGAAAGAATTAAGATTTAAAACCACTGAAGATATTTTTCAAAAATTGTTGCATGCCTATACAATTACTCATGCGATTGATGACGGAAATGTACTAAAATTCCGTGTTGAATACTACAAACCAAAGAGTGACACAGACATTGCCCCAAAAGACCTTCCTACTAAAAGGGCAATTATAGAATCAATACTTGAAAAACATGACAAACTAACAAATTTCCGTCGTTTTAATGCTTTATTTGCAACTGCTTCAATCAATGATGCCATAGAATACTATGAACTTTTTCAAAAAATCCAGGAAGAAAAGCAAAAAGAAAATCCTGAGTTTAAACCTTTAAATCTTGCCTGTGTATTTTCTCCTCCAGCAGAAGGCAACAAAGACATACTTCAGCTTCAAGAAGATTTGGAACAAGAAAAGGAAGACCTTAAAGTTGAGCCAAATAAAAAGAAAGAGGCACTTAAAAAAATCATTAGTGATTACAATAAAAAATATAAGACTCATCACGACATATTTAATTTTGACATCTATTATCAGGACATACAAAAAAGAATTAAAGATCAAAAATACCCCAATAATAATTTACCCCATAGGGAAAAAATAGACATAACCATTGTTGTTGATATGCTTCTTACAGGTTTTGATTCTAAATACTTAAACACTCTATATGTTGATAAAAATCTTAAATATCATGGCCTTATTCAGGCATTTTCAAGAACAAACAGAGTGCTTAACAACACAAAACCTTATGGAAATATTATTGATTTTAGAGCGCAAAGAAATAATGTTGACGAGGCTATTGTTCTATTTTCTGGAGAGAAAAAGAAAGGAGCAAAAGAAATATGGATTGTTGACCCTGCTCCAGTGATTATAGAAAAATATAAAAATGCAGTTGAAAATCTAAAAACTTTTATGGAATCACAAAATCTTGAATTTAACCCGTCAGAAGTTGCAAATCTTAAAGGAGATGAAGCCAGAATTGAGTTTATAAATACCTTTAAAGAAGTTCAACGGTTGTTTACTCAGATTGACCAGTACACTGATATATCAGATGAGGATAAGAAAAAGATTGAAGAGCTTTTGCCTGAAGAAAGTTTGACAAGTTTTCGTACGGTTTACCTTGACCTTGCAAGAGACATTAGAGAGCGTCAGGGAAAAACAAAAGACTCTGATGACCCCATTCAGCAGGTTGATCTGGAATTTGTGCTATTTGATTCCGCTTTGATTGATTATGATTACATAATGAAATTAATTAGTAAATATACATATCAAGAGCCCAAAAAGCAGGAAGTTACAAGAACCCAACTTATAGAAATGCTTTCGTCAAATGCAAAATTTTTAGATGAAAAAGAAGACCTTATTGAATATATAAACAGCCTTGAAAAAGAAAAACCTTTAAACGAAGAGGATGTTAGAAAAGGCTATGAGATTTTTAAGGAGAATAAAAGGAAAAATGAGCTAAAGGAGATTGCTAAAAAGCATGGGATAGAATTTAGTTCTTTATTTAACTTTGTAAATAATATTCTTGATAGAATGATATTTGATGCAGATGCCTTAACTGAGCTTTTGGCTCCTTTAAATTTAGGCTGGAAGGCAAGAGCAAAAAAAGAACTTGCATTAATGGATGATTTGATACCTATTCTTAGAAAACTTGCACAAGGGCAAAATATTTCAGGATTAGAGGTTTACGATGAGTGA
- a CDS encoding type I restriction-modification system subunit M, with translation MVKKKENLESFEQSLWKAADKLRKNIDAAEYKHVVLGLIFLRYISEAFEDLYEKLKKGEGEYAGADPEDIDEYKAENVFFIPPEARWSYLKAHAKNPEIGKLIDNAMELIEKINTSLKGVLPKVYARGNIDPINLGGLIDLFSNIAINEAKEQTSDILGHVFEYFLGQFALAEGKKGGQFYTPRSVVELLVEMLEPYKGRVFDPCCGSGGMFVQSEKFVKEHQGKINDISIYGQESNQTTWRLCKMNLAIRGIDSSQVKWNPEGSFLNDAHKDLKADFVIANPPFNDSDWSGELLRNDVRWKYGVPPVGNANYAWIQHFIFHLAPYGKAGFVLAKGALTTKQTAEYEIRKNMIEDDIIDCIVNLPAKLFLNTQIPASLWFIRKNKTTRKGQILFIDARDMGKLISRRTRILTEEDIKKIANTYHKWQKEDESYEDIKGFCKSVIIKDVKELDYVLTPGRYVGLAEEEDDFDFEERFNKLKGEFLEQLKEEERLNKLILENLEKIDVKGKDER, from the coding sequence ATGGTAAAGAAAAAAGAAAATTTAGAATCATTTGAGCAAAGCCTGTGGAAGGCAGCAGACAAGCTTAGAAAAAACATTGATGCTGCAGAGTATAAACATGTTGTTTTAGGGCTTATCTTTTTAAGGTATATATCAGAAGCTTTTGAGGATTTATACGAAAAACTCAAAAAAGGTGAAGGAGAATACGCAGGAGCAGACCCGGAAGACATAGACGAATACAAAGCTGAAAATGTGTTTTTTATCCCACCTGAGGCAAGATGGAGCTATCTAAAAGCTCACGCAAAAAACCCTGAAATAGGGAAACTAATTGACAATGCAATGGAGCTTATAGAAAAAATAAACACATCACTCAAAGGGGTTTTGCCAAAGGTATACGCAAGGGGAAACATTGACCCTATAAACCTCGGTGGGCTAATTGACCTGTTCAGCAATATTGCCATTAATGAAGCAAAAGAACAAACATCGGATATTTTAGGGCATGTGTTTGAGTATTTTCTGGGACAGTTTGCGTTAGCCGAAGGTAAAAAAGGTGGCCAATTCTATACCCCAAGAAGCGTTGTTGAACTTTTAGTTGAAATGCTTGAACCATACAAAGGAAGGGTATTTGACCCATGCTGTGGAAGTGGCGGAATGTTTGTTCAATCAGAAAAGTTTGTAAAAGAGCATCAAGGAAAGATTAACGACATTTCTATTTACGGACAGGAAAGCAACCAGACAACCTGGAGACTCTGCAAAATGAATCTTGCAATAAGAGGAATTGATAGCTCACAGGTAAAGTGGAATCCTGAAGGCTCATTTTTAAACGACGCTCACAAAGATTTAAAAGCAGATTTTGTAATAGCCAACCCGCCCTTTAACGACAGTGATTGGAGCGGTGAACTACTCAGAAACGATGTTAGATGGAAGTACGGTGTGCCACCTGTTGGTAATGCAAATTATGCGTGGATTCAGCATTTTATTTTTCACCTTGCACCTTATGGAAAAGCAGGTTTTGTTTTAGCAAAAGGCGCTCTTACCACAAAACAAACTGCCGAGTATGAAATTAGAAAAAATATGATTGAAGATGACATTATAGACTGTATTGTCAATCTTCCTGCAAAACTCTTCTTAAACACACAGATACCGGCTTCTTTATGGTTTATTAGAAAAAATAAAACAACAAGAAAAGGGCAAATCCTCTTTATTGACGCAAGGGATATGGGAAAACTTATCAGCAGAAGGACAAGAATTTTAACTGAAGAAGATATTAAAAAAATTGCAAACACATACCACAAATGGCAAAAAGAAGATGAAAGTTATGAGGACATAAAGGGATTCTGCAAATCAGTAATTATTAAAGATGTTAAAGAACTCGATTATGTATTAACCCCCGGCCGTTATGTGGGGCTTGCTGAAGAAGAAGATGACTTTGATTTTGAAGAAAGGTTTAATAAATTAAAAGGCGAGTTTTTGGAACAGTTAAAAGAAGAGGAAAGGTTAAACAAACTTATACTTGAGAATTTAGAGAAAATAGATGTTAAGGGGAAAGACGAAAGATGA
- a CDS encoding RNA-binding domain-containing protein — protein MKLEKILQQPENRKLEFKETLPNKFDLCKTVVSFANDAGGEIYIGIKDKPREIVGVPEDDLLKIEEKISNIIHDNCHPLILPDIFFLNKNDKHIVVIKIYKGNKPPYYIKSKGKEKGTYIRVGSSNRLADKEIIEELERQKQGISFDSLPVYSKSVDELEFSLFAKQFEEITDEKLTKTILSKLNLILKEQNRNFPTNALVLLSNDKIRNKLFPYAKIECARFKGTTPGDFIDQKTIDEPLSFQAEEAYRFVLRHISQASVYEGVYRKDRWEYPIIAIREVIKNAVIHRDYSLRGKDIKIAIFDDKIEITSPGKLMPTIDFNDMESGQSDIRNKVLASVFKKLGIIEQWGNGLRLIAEELKNYPEIKFEWSEPEISFGVTLRKINYNLEIQKGENIQIAADYGRLRTITDNCLWKKKRYYFIF, from the coding sequence ATGAAGTTAGAAAAGATTTTACAACAACCGGAAAACAGAAAACTTGAATTTAAAGAGACTCTGCCAAATAAGTTTGATTTATGTAAAACTGTTGTCTCTTTTGCCAATGATGCCGGTGGTGAAATTTATATTGGGATTAAAGATAAGCCAAGAGAAATTGTCGGTGTTCCTGAAGATGATTTATTAAAAATAGAAGAAAAAATTAGTAATATCATACATGATAATTGCCATCCACTAATCTTACCCGATATTTTCTTTTTAAATAAAAATGACAAACATATAGTTGTAATTAAAATTTACAAAGGTAATAAACCACCATACTATATTAAAAGCAAAGGAAAAGAAAAAGGAACTTATATTAGAGTTGGTTCTTCAAACCGACTGGCTGATAAAGAGATTATTGAAGAATTAGAAAGACAAAAGCAAGGAATATCATTTGATTCTTTACCTGTATATTCGAAAAGTGTTGATGAGTTGGAATTTTCTCTTTTTGCAAAGCAGTTTGAAGAAATTACAGATGAAAAATTAACTAAAACCATTTTAAGCAAATTAAATCTAATACTTAAAGAGCAAAACAGGAATTTCCCTACAAATGCCCTGGTACTATTATCAAACGATAAAATTAGAAATAAACTTTTCCCATATGCAAAAATTGAATGCGCAAGGTTTAAAGGAACAACTCCAGGAGATTTTATAGACCAAAAGACTATTGATGAGCCTTTAAGCTTTCAAGCGGAAGAAGCATATAGGTTTGTTTTAAGGCATATTTCTCAAGCTTCAGTTTATGAAGGCGTTTACAGGAAAGATAGGTGGGAATATCCAATTATTGCCATTCGTGAAGTTATAAAAAATGCTGTTATTCACAGGGATTATTCATTAAGGGGTAAAGATATAAAAATTGCAATATTTGACGATAAAATTGAAATTACAAGCCCTGGTAAATTAATGCCTACCATTGATTTTAATGATATGGAATCTGGCCAATCTGATATAAGAAATAAAGTACTTGCGTCAGTATTTAAAAAACTCGGCATTATCGAACAATGGGGAAACGGGTTAAGGTTAATTGCTGAGGAGTTAAAAAACTATCCAGAAATAAAATTTGAGTGGAGCGAGCCGGAAATTTCATTTGGGGTAACACTTAGAAAGATAAACTATAATCTTGAAATTCAAAAGGGTGAGAACATTCAAATCGCGGCCGATTACGGACGATTACGGACGATTACGGACAATTGCCTCTGGAAGAAAAAAAGATATTACTTTATCTTTTAG
- a CDS encoding ORF6N domain-containing protein: protein MDEKIIRVEEIESKIYTIRGVQIMLDSDLANLYGVETKRLLEQVRRNKERFPEDFMFQLTKEEFESLRSQIATLKKGRGKHRKYLPYAFTEQGIAIAFSSKRFKQKSFCIFKNG from the coding sequence ATGGATGAAAAAATAATACGAGTTGAAGAAATTGAATCCAAAATTTATACGATAAGAGGTGTCCAGATAATGCTTGATAGTGACCTCGCAAATCTTTATGGGGTTGAAACAAAAAGATTACTGGAACAGGTTCGAAGAAACAAAGAACGTTTCCCTGAAGATTTTATGTTTCAATTAACAAAAGAAGAATTTGAGTCTTTAAGGTCGCAAATTGCGACCTTAAAAAAAGGAAGAGGCAAACACAGAAAATATCTCCCCTATGCCTTTACAGAGCAGGGAATAGCAATTGCTTTCAGCAGTAAAAGATTTAAGCAAAAAAGTTTTTGCATTTTCAAAAATGGATAG